From a single Bacillus pseudomycoides DSM 12442 genomic region:
- a CDS encoding PucR family transcriptional regulator, translating to MIQQLKTYYGKDITVNETVLSGEYSWFLVEGNKVGIRKSRLHQRERQLLSSILTPIHTDTFYETEKEKSWYEALYQNKDIPIVSVRFLHFFTNHSIVEREEFQDALQSMFSFVTTTIWETSQAGVLILEEDISKSILQTALDTLETDFFISLSFFIGRHYTETNGISRLYQWERALFSFLSPYLSKKIIHIEHLLPYQLMISLPKEEREKYTNQLLAHISNDKELIDSVKVFFQCNLNVSLAAKHLYLHRNTLQYRIDRFIEKTGINIKTFEGAVAVYMAFLSLDIS from the coding sequence ATGATTCAACAATTAAAAACATATTACGGTAAAGATATAACGGTTAATGAAACAGTATTGTCTGGGGAGTATAGCTGGTTTTTAGTTGAAGGAAACAAAGTAGGGATTCGCAAATCTCGCTTACACCAAAGGGAACGTCAATTACTTTCATCAATCTTAACGCCCATTCATACTGATACATTTTATGAAACAGAAAAAGAAAAGTCTTGGTATGAAGCGTTATATCAAAATAAGGATATTCCTATCGTATCTGTTCGTTTTTTACATTTTTTCACAAATCACTCTATAGTAGAAAGAGAAGAATTTCAAGATGCTTTACAGTCCATGTTTTCTTTCGTCACTACAACGATATGGGAGACTTCTCAAGCCGGCGTTCTCATCTTAGAAGAAGATATATCGAAATCTATATTACAAACAGCCCTTGATACATTAGAAACAGATTTTTTTATATCTCTATCCTTTTTTATTGGCAGACACTATACCGAAACAAATGGAATTTCTCGTTTGTATCAATGGGAACGAGCATTATTTTCTTTTCTTTCTCCCTATTTATCAAAAAAGATTATACACATTGAACACCTACTCCCTTACCAATTAATGATCTCATTACCAAAAGAAGAAAGAGAAAAATATACAAATCAATTGTTAGCACACATTTCAAATGATAAAGAACTAATCGATAGTGTTAAAGTATTCTTCCAATGTAATTTAAATGTATCACTTGCAGCGAAACATTTATATTTGCATCGTAATACCTTGCAGTATCGAATTGATAGATTCATTGAAAAAACAGGAATTAATATCAAAACATTTGAAGGCGCTGTAGCAGTTTACATGGCATTTCTTTCTTTAGATATCTCGTAA
- a CDS encoding ABC transporter ATP-binding protein yields the protein MAELVLDHIFKVYDNKTTAVSDFNLHIEDKEFIVFVGPSGCGKSTTLRMIAGLEDISDGSFYIDGERMNDVAPKDRDIAMVFQNYALYPHMSVYDNMAFGLKLRKLPKDEINRRVTEAAKILGLEDYLKRKPKALSGGQRQRVALGRAIVRDAKVFLMDEPLSNLDAKLRVSMRSEISKLHRRLNTTTIYVTHDQTEAMTMASRLVVMKDGVIQQVGTPKEVYDAPENIFVGGFIGSPAMNFFTGTLQDNYFHIENIRFKVPDGQLKALKKKGYNGKEIILGIRPEDIHDELIVLQSSPESTVEITVEVAELLGAETMIHGKLASQNFVARINARSEIKATDKLPLAFSLTKAHFFDIDTEQRIRNE from the coding sequence GTGGCAGAACTCGTATTAGATCATATTTTTAAAGTTTATGATAATAAAACGACTGCTGTTTCTGATTTTAATTTACATATTGAAGATAAAGAGTTTATCGTATTTGTCGGTCCTTCTGGATGTGGAAAATCAACAACTCTACGTATGATTGCGGGTCTAGAAGACATTTCTGATGGTTCATTTTATATTGATGGAGAACGTATGAATGATGTCGCTCCAAAAGATCGCGACATTGCGATGGTATTTCAAAATTACGCACTATACCCACATATGTCTGTTTATGATAATATGGCGTTTGGCTTGAAACTACGCAAACTTCCAAAAGATGAAATTAATCGCCGCGTAACAGAGGCTGCGAAAATCTTAGGACTTGAAGATTACTTAAAACGAAAACCAAAGGCATTATCAGGTGGACAACGCCAACGTGTTGCGCTAGGAAGAGCTATCGTTCGTGACGCAAAAGTATTTTTAATGGACGAGCCTCTATCCAATTTAGACGCAAAATTGCGCGTAAGTATGCGCTCTGAAATCTCTAAACTTCATCGCCGTTTAAACACGACCACTATATATGTGACACATGATCAAACAGAAGCAATGACAATGGCATCACGCCTTGTTGTTATGAAAGATGGTGTCATCCAGCAAGTTGGTACGCCAAAAGAAGTATACGATGCTCCTGAAAACATTTTTGTTGGCGGATTCATTGGTTCTCCAGCTATGAATTTCTTTACCGGAACATTACAAGATAACTATTTTCATATAGAAAATATTCGTTTCAAAGTACCAGATGGCCAACTAAAAGCATTAAAGAAAAAAGGATATAATGGAAAAGAAATCATACTCGGTATTCGTCCTGAAGACATTCATGATGAACTAATTGTTCTTCAATCTTCTCCTGAATCAACTGTCGAAATTACAGTTGAGGTCGCTGAATTATTAGGTGCTGAAACGATGATTCATGGAAAACTTGCGAGTCAAAACTTTGTTGCACGAATCAACGCTCGTTCAGAAATTAAAGCTACCGATAAACTTCCGTTAGCTTTTAGTTTAACTAAAG